A stretch of the Thermofilum adornatum genome encodes the following:
- a CDS encoding SLC13 family permease — MNKKIVQAIIGPILFFLLAVLPPLPFVTQASQQVKAPFTNAPQVALGGLIWVATWWIFEVAPLGLTGLLAAALFSFLGFVSWGDSLKSFTDPIIWVFMGGFVLAKAFQVSGLDRRIALWIANLYKGQNPMIAALFVAGLPVFFLTMTGSITASTSVVYPIVLSFLALTRASDRYSEATLLLLGEAATAGAMLFLISTPPNLIAKQVIESNVPGLTLTFFDWFIVGTVQAVIGLLIVWIIVFAVLGVKKEHSLEKLQEIVVQERAKLPPMSIREKIVLGVFLFALFLWLIPGLLNIAANLDPNLQTLAKTASSLLPEAVPAVLAILLLGLIKVQGRPLLTFKEISEGIDWNVVFLFGGGLAMGKALDSSGFSSWIGLIVTNSSIQLNTYTLSIIGGVLGFLITFPASNTASAIVAAPLIAKIAKAAGVNPVAPVITTALACSISSAIPSTTPPMAIIYGSGKVNIKNMFKAGFLADVTRLPILVQLFLSLKGL; from the coding sequence ATGAATAAAAAAATAGTGCAAGCTATAATTGGGCCTATCTTGTTTTTCCTCCTAGCTGTTTTGCCGCCTCTACCATTTGTTACACAAGCCTCCCAGCAAGTCAAAGCACCATTTACAAATGCTCCACAAGTCGCCCTCGGGGGACTAATCTGGGTGGCAACGTGGTGGATATTCGAGGTTGCACCTCTCGGCTTGACGGGTCTCCTCGCGGCAGCACTCTTCAGCTTTCTGGGCTTTGTCTCGTGGGGGGACTCCCTAAAGAGCTTCACTGACCCTATTATATGGGTCTTTATGGGTGGCTTTGTCCTGGCCAAGGCTTTCCAGGTCTCAGGGCTAGACAGGAGAATAGCACTATGGATCGCAAACCTTTACAAGGGCCAAAACCCAATGATTGCCGCGCTCTTTGTCGCAGGCTTGCCCGTATTCTTTCTAACAATGACTGGCTCAATTACTGCTTCAACTTCCGTAGTATATCCAATAGTCCTCTCTTTCCTGGCGCTTACAAGAGCCTCCGACAGGTACTCAGAAGCCACTCTGCTTCTCTTAGGAGAAGCGGCCACAGCTGGGGCCATGCTCTTCCTGATAAGCACACCGCCAAACCTAATAGCGAAACAAGTGATCGAGTCAAATGTCCCAGGGCTAACCCTCACCTTTTTCGACTGGTTCATCGTGGGGACAGTCCAGGCAGTAATCGGTCTACTCATCGTATGGATAATAGTCTTCGCGGTTCTAGGAGTTAAAAAGGAACACTCGCTCGAAAAACTGCAGGAAATAGTAGTCCAAGAAAGGGCAAAGTTGCCCCCAATGTCTATCCGCGAAAAAATAGTTCTAGGAGTCTTCCTCTTTGCTCTCTTCTTGTGGCTTATACCCGGGCTCCTCAACATAGCCGCAAACCTAGACCCAAACCTGCAAACACTAGCCAAGACTGCCTCGAGCCTGCTCCCTGAAGCTGTACCAGCCGTCCTAGCGATTCTCCTCCTCGGGCTAATAAAAGTGCAAGGGAGACCGCTCCTAACATTCAAAGAGATATCGGAAGGAATAGACTGGAACGTCGTCTTCCTATTTGGAGGCGGCCTGGCCATGGGGAAAGCACTAGACTCTAGCGGTTTTTCCAGCTGGATAGGTCTCATCGTAACAAATAGCAGTATACAGCTCAACACCTACACACTTAGTATTATCGGCGGAGTTCTAGGATTCCTAATTACTTTCCCAGCATCAAACACTGCATCAGCAATAGTAGCTGCTCCACTAATTGCAAAGATCGCAAAAGCCGCAGGAGTCAACCCAGTCGCTCCAGTAATCACGACTGCCCTAGCATGTTCTATTTCCTCGGCCATCCCCTCCACGACACCGCCAATGGCGATAATCTACGGCTCTGGAAAAGTAAACATAAAGAACATGTTCAAGGCAGGATTCCTAGCCGACGTCACACGTCTCCCAATCCTCGTACAACTCTTTCTATCGCTTAAAGGATTATAG
- a CDS encoding alpha-mannosidase — protein MKLWDAERRLFDLLSASVQRFIPLQIWRLNGREVFLPIHIQAEPDRIYLLETRARVPPTDYKWFFKVVLGGNATLEVDDKLYGGIDDAHTYFPMEPGTRNIRMRVSIRRMFGYHDWSLCLRRAFLVEVYPRAFYLSLNLLSLLDYVRSLPSGDQLRMKLEETLFNALRDISVTPSIQQLTAALSLLYETVEGVPRGDIPRKYGDYSWLSGVYGAGVLAGKLRDISAVDINELREAIDRIEERILPVLDSLSKENTLSGEILALGHSHIDAAWLWPFRETREKVARTFSNMIQLLKNYNEAVYAQSSALYYEWIEEDYPDVFEEIKRLVKEGKWIPVGGMWIESDTQLVGGESLARQFLYGQRHFYSRFGRTCSIGWIPDSFGFAFSLPQLLLKSGLKVFVTHKPLWNDTNTFPYHSFLWKGVDGSTIPVQILLNSYNEMLTPNSIRDYWTKYKEKDSAPFIPYAYGYGDGGGGPTIEMLERFPFLSKVPGLPRIKPFSEKDYLEKIEKVRDGLPVWNNELYVEYHRGTYTTNLPVKELMWRAEKNLYIAELVATASYLKTREDYARRLERIWKTVLLNQFHDVLPGSSIMEVYDEATRELTRAIQELADITKEGLQSLTNGGSGNVGFFNPLPWGRKAIVSVPRHLQPKGARCQDNGKELLVEVELPPAGYRSMEIGESKCEPRGSIIVEEKDDGVLVNNGVLELFVASNGEIKYLKLVPSGREILSYPSNSLRIHVDKPGVFDAWELTDDFLTQWEDTVTVSKPRIVSNGPLQACIEYEKSYKKSRIKQTICVYDSSPVVEVKTRLEWYDKGYLLKAWFKPSFKPLRAVFETPYGVVERSPSWKTSWDKAKFESPALRWVDISNGEVGFAVISPSRHGYSVSEEAVSLSLIKSPLFPNPWSDLGEFEFTYYIYPHLGGYEEARVPFVSSEVLYDPVIFDTGSPAGMAESFIEIEPPEVLLGAFKKSEDGDGVVIRLYNPQSRNVKTRVKLNAVFREAVEVDIPELNSLGKIETRDGEILVEMAPYEVKTIKLLK, from the coding sequence ATGAAGCTTTGGGACGCCGAGAGGAGGCTCTTTGACTTATTATCGGCCTCTGTCCAGCGATTTATTCCCCTACAGATCTGGAGGCTGAACGGTAGAGAGGTTTTCTTGCCGATACACATACAGGCAGAACCGGACAGAATCTACCTCTTAGAGACGAGGGCAAGGGTTCCTCCAACCGATTACAAGTGGTTTTTCAAAGTTGTCCTGGGTGGGAATGCAACCCTAGAGGTAGATGACAAGCTTTATGGAGGCATAGATGACGCCCACACCTATTTTCCCATGGAGCCTGGAACGAGGAACATTAGGATGAGGGTCTCGATTCGGAGGATGTTCGGCTACCATGACTGGAGCCTCTGCCTTAGGAGAGCCTTTCTGGTAGAGGTTTATCCAAGGGCGTTCTACCTCTCCTTGAACCTATTATCACTTTTGGATTATGTAAGGAGTTTGCCTTCTGGAGACCAGCTACGCATGAAGCTAGAGGAGACCTTATTCAATGCCTTAAGGGACATATCTGTCACGCCCAGCATCCAACAGTTGACTGCTGCTCTAAGCCTTCTCTATGAGACGGTGGAGGGGGTTCCTAGGGGGGATATACCACGTAAATATGGTGACTATTCGTGGCTTTCTGGAGTATATGGCGCCGGCGTCTTGGCTGGAAAACTCAGGGACATTAGCGCAGTAGATATAAACGAGCTACGAGAGGCCATTGACAGGATAGAGGAAAGAATACTGCCGGTGCTTGACTCTCTATCCAAGGAGAACACTCTCAGCGGAGAGATTCTAGCCCTCGGACACAGCCATATAGATGCGGCGTGGCTCTGGCCATTTAGGGAGACCCGTGAAAAAGTCGCGAGGACTTTTTCAAACATGATTCAGCTTTTGAAAAACTACAATGAGGCAGTCTATGCACAGAGCTCTGCGCTTTACTATGAGTGGATAGAGGAAGACTACCCAGACGTATTTGAAGAGATAAAGAGGCTTGTCAAGGAGGGCAAATGGATACCTGTGGGTGGCATGTGGATAGAGAGCGACACGCAACTTGTGGGAGGTGAAAGCCTTGCGAGACAGTTTCTCTATGGGCAGAGACATTTCTATTCTAGGTTTGGCAGGACTTGCAGTATAGGATGGATACCTGACAGCTTTGGCTTTGCTTTTTCTCTTCCCCAGCTCCTGTTGAAAAGCGGCTTAAAGGTCTTCGTTACGCATAAGCCTCTCTGGAACGATACGAATACTTTTCCCTACCACTCCTTCCTCTGGAAAGGTGTAGACGGGTCAACTATTCCTGTACAGATACTTCTAAACAGCTATAACGAGATGCTTACACCTAACAGCATAAGGGACTACTGGACAAAGTACAAGGAGAAGGACTCGGCACCATTCATACCCTATGCTTACGGCTACGGTGACGGCGGGGGAGGCCCTACCATCGAGATGCTTGAACGGTTCCCATTCTTGTCAAAGGTCCCAGGACTTCCAAGGATAAAGCCCTTCTCTGAGAAGGATTACCTTGAGAAGATCGAGAAAGTGCGAGACGGGTTGCCCGTGTGGAACAATGAGCTCTATGTAGAGTATCACAGGGGCACGTATACAACGAATCTCCCGGTAAAGGAGCTGATGTGGAGAGCCGAAAAGAACCTATACATTGCAGAATTGGTCGCAACTGCTTCGTATCTCAAGACCCGTGAAGACTATGCTAGAAGGCTTGAAAGAATCTGGAAAACTGTGCTCCTCAACCAGTTCCACGACGTCTTGCCAGGGTCATCCATAATGGAGGTATACGACGAAGCAACCAGGGAGCTTACGAGGGCGATCCAAGAACTGGCCGATATCACGAAGGAGGGGCTACAATCCTTAACTAATGGTGGCTCCGGCAATGTGGGCTTCTTTAACCCTCTGCCATGGGGGCGGAAAGCAATCGTTTCCGTGCCGAGGCACCTGCAACCCAAAGGTGCTCGTTGCCAGGACAACGGAAAGGAGTTGCTGGTAGAGGTCGAGTTGCCTCCTGCCGGGTATAGGAGCATGGAGATAGGCGAGTCTAAGTGTGAACCGAGGGGCTCAATCATCGTTGAAGAAAAAGATGACGGGGTACTTGTCAACAACGGGGTCCTCGAGCTTTTTGTTGCTAGCAACGGAGAAATCAAGTATCTAAAGCTCGTGCCAAGCGGCAGGGAAATATTATCCTATCCTTCGAACTCCCTCAGGATACACGTGGACAAGCCTGGGGTGTTTGATGCGTGGGAACTTACAGATGACTTTCTGACGCAGTGGGAAGACACAGTCACAGTCTCAAAGCCAAGAATCGTCTCGAATGGACCCCTACAGGCATGTATCGAGTATGAGAAGAGCTATAAGAAGTCGAGGATCAAGCAAACAATATGCGTTTACGATTCGAGCCCAGTAGTCGAGGTCAAGACGAGGCTGGAGTGGTACGACAAGGGCTACCTGCTCAAGGCCTGGTTCAAGCCGTCATTTAAGCCTTTAAGGGCAGTCTTCGAGACGCCATACGGCGTAGTGGAGAGAAGCCCCTCGTGGAAGACGAGCTGGGACAAGGCTAAATTCGAGTCTCCGGCTCTCCGATGGGTCGACATATCCAATGGAGAAGTTGGATTTGCAGTTATCTCTCCGAGCAGGCACGGCTACTCTGTAAGCGAGGAAGCTGTCAGCCTTAGCCTCATAAAGTCGCCTCTCTTCCCCAACCCGTGGAGTGACTTGGGCGAGTTCGAGTTCACCTACTATATCTACCCCCATCTAGGCGGCTACGAGGAGGCAAGGGTTCCCTTCGTGTCCAGCGAGGTTCTCTACGACCCAGTAATATTTGATACCGGGTCCCCTGCAGGCATGGCTGAAAGCTTCATCGAGATTGAGCCCCCAGAGGTCCTATTGGGAGCATTCAAGAAGTCAGAAGACGGAGACGGTGTTGTCATTAGGCTTTATAACCCTCAAAGCAGGAATGTGAAGACAAGGGTAAAGCTCAACGCTGTCTTTAGGGAAGCCGTAGAGGTAGACATTCCGGAGCTTAACTCGCTGGGCAAAATTGAGACAAGGGATGGCGAGATTCTTGTGGAGATGGCTCCATACGAGGTAAAAACAATAAAGCTTTTGAAGTGA
- the hypD gene encoding hydrogenase formation protein HypD — protein sequence MGEILTYTLLQRLDSLEKVFRANLQLANTLRNYISRKLEELRKREGSDFSLKIMDFCGTHEWTIVHFGLRSLMPKGIELVAGPGCPVCVTPSYYIEQAIRLSLEGITIYTYGDTFKLPAINPVDGVSSLEEARARGGRVKLALSLMDAIRDAKATGKDSLFLGIGFETVAPGYARALVADMLPPNLKLLSLVKLTPPAMFYSLDILRDKPTDAPVMGVIAPGHVSTVTGAKAWVPVAEHFGIPVVVSGFEPIDVLSSIAEIMRQLVNREASVKIEYTRAVTWQGDLKTQAMIHRAFEVADDAWRGIGFIPLSGLRIREKYSKNDAREAYGIRELTPAEWKKDTPPGCRCAEVTLGKAKPTDCPMFMKKCTPEKPYGPCMVSIEGTCAVWARFGGGGLAQEIAAELEQI from the coding sequence ATGGGTGAAATCTTAACTTACACGTTGCTTCAAAGGCTGGACTCTTTAGAAAAAGTTTTCAGGGCAAACCTTCAGCTCGCTAATACACTGAGGAACTATATATCGAGAAAACTAGAGGAGCTCAGGAAGCGTGAGGGAAGCGACTTCAGCCTCAAAATTATGGATTTCTGCGGGACACATGAATGGACCATTGTACATTTCGGCTTGAGGAGCCTCATGCCAAAGGGAATAGAGCTGGTCGCGGGGCCCGGTTGCCCAGTCTGTGTGACTCCCTCCTATTACATTGAGCAAGCCATTAGACTCTCCCTGGAAGGCATAACAATCTACACGTATGGAGACACGTTCAAGTTGCCAGCAATTAATCCGGTAGACGGGGTCAGTTCACTGGAAGAAGCCAGGGCCAGGGGAGGCCGGGTAAAGCTTGCTCTCTCCCTTATGGATGCCATAAGAGACGCAAAAGCTACAGGTAAAGATTCCCTCTTCCTGGGAATAGGCTTCGAGACAGTTGCTCCTGGCTATGCCAGAGCATTGGTAGCAGACATGTTGCCCCCAAACCTCAAGCTCCTAAGCCTGGTCAAGCTGACGCCCCCCGCGATGTTCTATTCCCTGGACATACTGCGAGACAAGCCAACTGACGCGCCCGTAATGGGGGTGATTGCCCCGGGTCACGTCTCAACAGTTACGGGTGCCAAGGCCTGGGTCCCGGTGGCGGAGCACTTCGGTATACCAGTAGTTGTTTCAGGGTTCGAGCCGATAGATGTCTTGTCGTCTATTGCTGAAATCATGAGGCAACTCGTAAACCGGGAGGCAAGCGTAAAAATAGAGTACACGAGGGCAGTGACATGGCAGGGAGACCTAAAAACCCAGGCAATGATACATAGAGCCTTCGAGGTAGCCGACGATGCATGGAGAGGGATAGGCTTTATACCCCTAAGTGGACTCAGAATAAGGGAAAAATACTCCAAGAACGATGCACGCGAAGCATATGGAATAAGGGAACTAACACCCGCAGAATGGAAAAAAGACACACCCCCAGGATGCAGGTGTGCAGAAGTCACCCTGGGAAAGGCAAAGCCCACAGACTGCCCAATGTTCATGAAAAAGTGCACCCCCGAGAAGCCCTACGGCCCCTGCATGGTCTCAATAGAAGGAACCTGCGCCGTCTGGGCTAGGTTCGGCGGGGGAGGCCTGGCACAAGAAATAGCCGCAGAGCTAGAGCAAATCTAA
- a CDS encoding HypC/HybG/HupF family hydrogenase formation chaperone, giving the protein MCWGTPAVVLELSQDGSTAKVDYGDGVVREVFVGITEEKLSRGDIVMVHAGVIISKLTPEGLREEIEFINGILQEAGESENLLAQLRQNVIELAEKIKSGNA; this is encoded by the coding sequence ATGTGTTGGGGGACGCCAGCAGTTGTTCTCGAGCTAAGCCAAGACGGCTCCACAGCCAAGGTTGACTATGGCGACGGGGTCGTCAGAGAAGTCTTTGTAGGGATAACAGAGGAGAAACTATCAAGAGGAGACATCGTAATGGTACACGCAGGAGTAATAATTTCCAAGCTGACGCCGGAAGGCCTCCGCGAGGAAATAGAATTCATAAATGGCATACTCCAAGAAGCTGGGGAAAGCGAGAACCTGCTTGCCCAGCTCAGACAAAACGTTATAGAACTGGCCGAAAAAATAAAGAGCGGAAACGCTTAA
- the hypE gene encoding hydrogenase expression/formation protein HypE: protein MQEDTSKVIELADGQGGVETMRLLEKLFFKRVEEKLKKVEGGVGIDFPDDGALIPLPDGSYLVATADAYTVNPPFFPGGNIGSLAAHGSINDVVMMGGKPIAMLDTIVVEEGFPLKSLEEIVDSFLSVLRAEGIPLIGGDFKVMPKGQLDKITITTVGLGITRTPIVDKPRPGDKIVVTDFVGDHGAVILLTQMGMENAEEIASGQLKSDTKPLTPLLKVLEKYPGKINAARDPTRGGLSAILNEWTKENGLLAVIEDSKVPVRPSVKRFAEMLGVDPLYLASEGVAVLSVSQDAAEQFVEDLRSNGFPNATIIGEIREHPKYKGYVLLKTDIGGHRILEPPRGVIVPRIC from the coding sequence ATGCAGGAGGACACCTCTAAGGTCATAGAGCTGGCCGACGGACAGGGCGGAGTCGAGACAATGAGGCTCCTCGAAAAGCTCTTCTTCAAGCGTGTGGAAGAAAAACTCAAGAAGGTCGAGGGGGGCGTCGGCATAGATTTCCCAGACGACGGCGCCCTAATACCGCTTCCCGACGGTTCATACCTCGTCGCCACAGCGGACGCCTACACAGTTAACCCACCATTCTTTCCAGGTGGAAACATTGGGAGCCTCGCGGCACACGGCTCAATAAACGACGTAGTGATGATGGGTGGAAAGCCAATAGCGATGCTCGACACAATAGTGGTAGAGGAGGGCTTCCCCCTAAAAAGCCTCGAAGAAATAGTCGACTCTTTCCTCTCTGTGCTCAGAGCCGAGGGAATACCCCTTATTGGTGGAGACTTCAAGGTCATGCCGAAGGGACAGCTAGACAAGATAACAATAACAACAGTCGGCCTGGGGATCACTAGGACCCCCATAGTCGACAAGCCTAGGCCCGGAGACAAAATAGTGGTCACAGACTTCGTGGGCGACCACGGCGCAGTCATCCTCCTAACCCAGATGGGAATGGAGAACGCCGAGGAAATAGCCTCTGGCCAACTAAAAAGCGACACAAAGCCATTGACACCCCTCCTAAAGGTACTCGAGAAATATCCCGGAAAAATAAACGCGGCACGGGATCCCACACGTGGAGGGCTCTCAGCCATCCTAAACGAGTGGACAAAGGAGAACGGGTTGCTTGCGGTCATAGAAGACAGCAAAGTCCCAGTCAGGCCATCCGTGAAAAGGTTCGCAGAAATGCTCGGAGTAGACCCCCTATACCTCGCCAGCGAAGGCGTCGCAGTGCTATCTGTCTCCCAGGACGCCGCAGAACAATTCGTAGAAGACCTAAGGAGCAACGGCTTCCCAAACGCCACAATCATCGGAGAAATACGCGAGCACCCCAAGTACAAGGGCTATGTCCTCCTAAAAACAGACATAGGCGGACACAGGATACTCGAGCCACCAAGAGGAGTAATAGTCCCACGCATCTGCTAG